The Aeromicrobium sp. Leaf245 genome includes a region encoding these proteins:
- a CDS encoding RimK family alpha-L-glutamate ligase — translation MRIAWACGADFREVDADLPLLTAAVAEVGIDAETAVWDDPDVDWGSYDLVVVRSCWDYVPRREAFLAWADSVPRLANPAGVLRWNTDKTYLRQLVEADVAVVETAWSVRSAEALPEADEWVVKPTISAGSADTARWSDPERAVAHSRSLLDAGRPTMVQPYVASVDTEGETGLLLFGPTYSHAFRKGALLVDEGDPRGLPELKEDIASRDASPEQVAFAERAVSVARDLVGDDLLYARVDVVTGPDGDLRLMELELTEPSFFLDHTPTGAAAFATALQGRLGA, via the coding sequence ATGCGCATCGCTTGGGCCTGCGGGGCCGACTTCCGCGAGGTCGATGCCGACCTCCCCCTGCTCACCGCCGCTGTCGCGGAGGTCGGGATCGACGCCGAGACCGCCGTCTGGGACGACCCCGACGTCGACTGGGGCTCCTACGACCTCGTGGTCGTGCGCTCGTGCTGGGACTACGTCCCGCGGCGCGAGGCGTTCCTCGCCTGGGCCGACAGCGTGCCTCGGCTGGCGAACCCGGCCGGCGTGCTGCGCTGGAACACCGACAAGACGTACCTGCGGCAGCTCGTCGAGGCCGACGTGGCCGTGGTCGAGACGGCCTGGTCCGTCCGGTCCGCCGAGGCGTTGCCCGAGGCCGACGAGTGGGTCGTGAAGCCGACCATCTCCGCCGGATCCGCCGACACGGCGCGCTGGAGCGACCCCGAGCGGGCCGTCGCCCACAGCCGCAGCCTGCTCGACGCCGGCCGGCCGACCATGGTCCAGCCGTACGTCGCCTCCGTCGACACCGAGGGCGAGACCGGTCTGCTGCTCTTCGGCCCGACGTACTCCCACGCCTTCCGCAAGGGCGCACTGCTCGTGGACGAGGGTGATCCACGCGGGCTGCCCGAGCTGAAGGAGGACATCGCGTCGAGGGACGCCTCACCCGAGCAGGTGGCCTTCGCCGAGCGCGCGGTGTCGGTGGCACGCGACCTGGTGGGCGACGACCTGCTCTACGCCCGGGTGGACGTGGTGACCGGACCCGACGGCGACCTGCGACTCATGGAGCTCGAGCTGACCGAGCCGTCGTTCTTCCTCGACCACACCCCCACCGGCGCGGCGGCGTTCGCGACCGCCCTGCAGGGTCGGCTCGG